ATTCAAGCGGAGCGTATAGAAACATTAAAAACTGCGGTTGAAGCTTATAAAGGTGCTTTGGCAAGCACTGATAATGTAACGGTAAACAATAATTACGCGATGTTGTTAAGTGCAGCTGAAATGGATTTAACGAATGCATTAGCGACCGAACAACGTGTAAAAAATGATATTCTAGTATATGAAAAACCTAATATTGCTAAAGCTACTACTGTTGTGAAAACAAAATCATATGGCTTAGAAGGTACAATTGCTGGATTTATTTTTGGGATTTTAATAACTATATTTGTTTTATCTTTATGGAAATACATTTTAGAAGCTAGAGGGAGTAAAAGAGCATGATTCAATTTGCAATTGTAGGTATGGGTTTCATCGCAGATAAACATATAGCTGCTATTCGCAATACAGAAGGTGCAAACCTATTTGCCATTTGTGATAATAACCCGGATCGTTTAACTATAGACGATGAGAATGTCTTAAAATATACGGACTTAGAAAAAATGCTTTCGGACAACCCTCAAATTGATGTTGTGAATATTTGTGTACCGTCCGGTCTTCACGCAACTTTGACGAAGGTTGTTGCTAAATATAAGAAACATATTATTACGGAAAAACCTATGGCACTAAATTCGGCGGATGCAAAAGAAATGATGGAAGTAGCAGAAAAAGAAGGCGTAAAACTAGCTATCGTACATCCGAATCGTTATCGTCCGGCAATTATGGAAGTTCGTAAATTAATGGATGCAGAAAAGTTTGGTAAGTTAAGTCATGCAAATGCAACAGTTCGATGGAATAGAGGTCAAGAATATTACGACCAAGCTCCATGGAGAGGTACGAAGAAGTTTGATGGTGGCGTGTTGATGAATCAGGCAATACATAATTTAGACTTACTTCTTTGGTTTATGGGTCCAGTAAAATCTGTTCAAGGGATGGTAGCGACTAGATTCCGCGATATAGAAACAGAAGATGTTGCAACTGGGCTAGTCGAATTTGAAAGTGGTGCACTTGGTGTTGTAGAAGCAGCAACGACAATTTATCCTCAAAATTTAGAAGAATCTCTTTCCATTTTTGGTGAAACTGCTAGCGTGAAAGTTAGTGGGAAAAATGCTTTATTCATCGAAACATGGGATGTTGAAGGAGTTAAAGAAGAGGAAGTCGAAGCACTTAAAGCCAATATACAAAATGAGCCTTGGGGCAAAAAAGGTCATGACTGTATTATCGAAGATATGGTAGCTGCGATCAAAGAAAACAGAGAGCCTGCAGTGAGTGGGGTAGACGGTTATAACCCAGTTCGTTTAATCGAAGCAATTATTGAATCATCTGAAACAGGGAAACGTATCACATTCTCGTAAACAGAAAAATGGTAGTAGTCTGGAAATTACTTAAAATTTATATAATCTGATTGACAATTAAAGGAGAGACAATAATGTCTACATATTATGAGGAATTATTAGCAAAAATTGAAAATCGTACTGCGGTAATTGGTGTAGTTGGATTAGGCTATGTTGGATTACCACTTTCAGTTGAAAAAGCAAAAGCTGGATACACTGTTATTGGTTTTGACGTACAAGAATCTAAAGTAGAACAAGTAAATGAAGGCATTAACTATATTGGTGACGTAGTAGATCATGATTTGAAAGATATGGTGGATTCAGGACACTTAAGAGCTTCTTCCGATTACGGTTCTATTACTGCAGTGGATGCAGTTGCTATCTGTGTACCAACTCCATTAGATATTTATCAACAACCAGATACT
The nucleotide sequence above comes from Psychrobacillus glaciei. Encoded proteins:
- a CDS encoding Gfo/Idh/MocA family protein, with translation MIQFAIVGMGFIADKHIAAIRNTEGANLFAICDNNPDRLTIDDENVLKYTDLEKMLSDNPQIDVVNICVPSGLHATLTKVVAKYKKHIITEKPMALNSADAKEMMEVAEKEGVKLAIVHPNRYRPAIMEVRKLMDAEKFGKLSHANATVRWNRGQEYYDQAPWRGTKKFDGGVLMNQAIHNLDLLLWFMGPVKSVQGMVATRFRDIETEDVATGLVEFESGALGVVEAATTIYPQNLEESLSIFGETASVKVSGKNALFIETWDVEGVKEEEVEALKANIQNEPWGKKGHDCIIEDMVAAIKENREPAVSGVDGYNPVRLIEAIIESSETGKRITFS